One stretch of Lottiidibacillus patelloidae DNA includes these proteins:
- a CDS encoding asparaginase has protein sequence MTKPIQMFRGDYLESAHDIHVAVVDNTGKLLYSYGDPNRLTFPRSSMKPFQTVPVIETGTARKYQFGAKELALFCASHAGEDYHRRAVLEVLKKVDLKESDLQCGYHIPFHHASYVELLKSGKDLSERYSNCSGKHSGMLATVVHMKEDIETYRLPEHPVQKRILQSISDICNVDMEKIELSVDGCGVPVHRVPLYNAALGYAKLVKPEGTVSSKRAQSLKTIRDAMMQLPEMVAGTDRFDTDVMRSSKGNIVSKVGAEAVQCVGVLDRGIGIAVKIEDGSQRAETVAMMEVLKQLGIGDETFYAKMRNYTLAPVLNMRKEKIGVVKANFTLKKHL, from the coding sequence GTGACCAAACCGATTCAAATGTTCCGCGGAGATTATTTAGAAAGTGCTCATGATATTCATGTCGCAGTCGTCGACAACACTGGGAAGCTACTTTATTCATATGGAGACCCAAATAGATTAACGTTTCCACGTTCTTCAATGAAACCCTTCCAAACTGTGCCAGTCATTGAAACAGGAACAGCACGGAAGTACCAATTCGGAGCAAAGGAGTTAGCGCTTTTTTGTGCGTCGCATGCAGGTGAAGATTATCATCGTCGGGCAGTTTTAGAGGTATTAAAGAAGGTAGATCTAAAAGAAAGTGATTTACAATGTGGCTATCACATTCCTTTTCATCATGCTAGTTATGTTGAGTTACTTAAAAGTGGTAAAGACCTTTCAGAAAGATATAGTAATTGTTCAGGCAAACATTCAGGGATGCTGGCAACGGTTGTTCATATGAAGGAAGACATTGAGACTTACCGTCTACCAGAGCATCCTGTCCAAAAACGAATCCTCCAATCTATTTCGGATATTTGTAATGTTGATATGGAAAAGATTGAACTTAGTGTTGATGGTTGTGGTGTTCCTGTGCATCGTGTTCCACTTTATAATGCTGCATTAGGTTACGCTAAGTTAGTGAAGCCAGAAGGGACAGTCTCTTCTAAGCGAGCACAGTCCTTAAAAACAATCCGTGATGCGATGATGCAACTTCCAGAAATGGTTGCTGGAACGGACCGTTTTGATACAGATGTGATGAGGTCATCCAAAGGTAACATCGTTTCAAAGGTTGGTGCGGAAGCGGTCCAATGTGTTGGTGTTCTCGATAGAGGGATAGGTATTGCAGTGAAAATAGAAGATGGCTCACAACGTGCTGAAACTGTGGCAATGATGGAAGTCTTGAAGCAACTCGGCATTGGTGATGAAACGTTTTATGCAAAAATGAGAAACTATACGTTGGCTCCAGTTTTAAACATGCGAAAAGAAAAAATAGGCGTTGTGAAAGCAAACTTCACATTAAAAAAGCATCTATAG
- the guaB gene encoding IMP dehydrogenase, which yields MWEQKFAKEGLTFDDVLLVPAKSSVLPKEVQVKTKLSETLTLNIPIISAGMDTVTEAEMAIAMARQGGLGIIHKNMTIAMQAEHVDRVKRSENGVITNPFSLQASHQVYDAEHLMSKYRISGVPITDEENTLVGILTNRDLRFIDDYSIVIAEVMTSENLITAPVGTTLKEAASILQKHKIEKLPLVDSEFKLKGLITIKDIEKAIQFPNAAKDSNGRLVAGAAVGVSNDTDERVAALVESGVDVVVIDTAHGHSQGVLNTVRRIRSTYPSLNIIAGNVATGEATRDLIEAGANIIKVGIGPGSICTTRIVAGIGVPQVTAVYDCATVAREYNIPVIADGGIKYSGEIPKAIAAGAHAVMLGSLLAGVTESPGEFEIFQGRRFKAYRGMGSMGAMQAGSKDRYFQENEQKLVPEGIEGRIPYKGPLADSLHQLIGGLRAGMGYCGTATLDELRNEGKFVRITGAGLKESHPHDVQITKEAPNYSLT from the coding sequence ATGTGGGAACAGAAATTTGCTAAAGAAGGTCTAACTTTTGATGATGTACTTTTAGTCCCTGCAAAATCAAGTGTGTTACCAAAAGAGGTTCAAGTAAAGACGAAGCTAAGCGAAACATTAACGTTGAATATCCCAATTATTAGCGCAGGAATGGATACGGTAACGGAAGCAGAAATGGCAATTGCGATGGCGCGTCAAGGTGGTCTTGGAATCATTCATAAAAATATGACGATTGCCATGCAAGCTGAGCATGTTGATCGAGTGAAACGCTCGGAAAATGGCGTCATTACTAACCCATTCTCATTACAAGCGAGCCACCAAGTTTATGATGCTGAGCACTTAATGAGTAAATATCGCATCTCTGGTGTGCCAATTACAGATGAAGAAAACACGTTAGTTGGCATTTTAACTAACCGTGACTTACGCTTTATTGATGATTATTCGATTGTGATCGCTGAGGTAATGACGTCTGAAAACTTAATTACTGCACCTGTTGGCACGACACTTAAAGAAGCAGCGAGCATTTTACAAAAGCATAAAATTGAAAAGCTACCATTAGTAGATAGTGAGTTTAAGCTTAAAGGATTAATTACAATTAAGGATATTGAAAAAGCAATTCAATTTCCAAATGCCGCTAAAGATAGCAATGGAAGGTTAGTAGCTGGTGCAGCGGTAGGTGTTTCAAATGATACTGATGAACGTGTAGCTGCTTTAGTTGAATCAGGAGTTGATGTTGTCGTAATTGATACAGCGCACGGTCATTCGCAAGGTGTATTAAATACCGTTCGTCGTATTCGCAGCACGTATCCTAGTTTAAATATCATTGCAGGAAATGTCGCTACTGGCGAGGCAACGAGAGATTTAATTGAAGCAGGAGCTAACATTATTAAAGTAGGTATCGGCCCAGGTTCTATTTGTACAACGAGAATTGTAGCTGGAATTGGTGTACCACAAGTAACGGCAGTTTACGATTGCGCAACAGTTGCCAGAGAATATAACATTCCAGTTATTGCTGATGGTGGAATTAAATATTCTGGAGAAATTCCAAAGGCGATTGCAGCTGGAGCACATGCTGTAATGCTTGGAAGTTTGCTTGCTGGTGTGACAGAAAGTCCTGGTGAGTTTGAAATATTCCAAGGTCGCCGTTTTAAAGCATATCGTGGCATGGGTTCAATGGGGGCAATGCAAGCTGGAAGTAAAGATCGCTATTTCCAGGAAAATGAACAAAAGCTAGTACCTGAAGGAATTGAAGGAAGAATTCCTTATAAAGGTCCATTAGCTGATTCGTTGCATCAATTAATTGGTGGGCTACGTGCAGGTATGGGCTATTGCGGAACGGCAACTCTTGATGAACTAAGGAACGAAGGGAAATTCGTCCGCATTACAGGTGCTGGCTTAAAAGAGTCGCATCCACATGATGTGCAAATAACGAAGGAAGCACCTAACTATTCGTTAACATAA
- a CDS encoding MetQ/NlpA family ABC transporter substrate-binding protein, translated as MKKLLLVSFLSIIVIFAFAGCSNNENKLVVGASNVPHAEILEQVKPILAEQGIELEIVTFQDYVLPNQALEGKELDANYFQHVPYLASQIADHGYDFVNAGGVHIEPIGVYSTKYDSIEDLPKGATIIMSNSIADHGRILTLLQNVGLITLKEGIDTTKATTDDIASNPKGFVFKYDVEAGLLPQVYKNGEGDAVLINTNYAIDAGLNPLEDAILVEGAESPYVNIITVRNGDEKREDIKALLEVLRSKEIQDFILKEYKGAVVPVSE; from the coding sequence ATGAAAAAATTATTATTAGTATCATTCTTATCAATTATTGTAATCTTCGCTTTCGCTGGTTGTTCAAATAACGAGAACAAATTAGTTGTTGGTGCGTCTAACGTACCTCATGCAGAAATTTTAGAACAAGTAAAACCTATCTTAGCTGAGCAAGGCATTGAATTAGAAATCGTTACATTCCAAGATTATGTATTACCAAACCAAGCATTAGAAGGTAAAGAACTTGATGCTAACTATTTTCAACATGTACCTTATTTAGCTTCACAAATTGCAGATCATGGTTATGACTTTGTCAATGCAGGTGGCGTTCATATCGAACCAATTGGTGTTTATTCTACTAAATACGATAGCATTGAAGACCTTCCAAAAGGTGCAACAATTATTATGAGTAACTCTATTGCTGATCACGGTCGAATTTTAACACTTTTACAAAATGTTGGCTTAATTACTTTAAAAGAAGGAATTGATACAACGAAGGCTACAACAGATGACATTGCTAGCAATCCTAAAGGGTTCGTTTTTAAATATGATGTTGAAGCAGGACTTCTTCCGCAAGTTTACAAAAATGGCGAAGGTGATGCTGTCTTAATTAATACGAACTACGCAATCGATGCAGGGTTAAACCCATTAGAAGATGCAATCTTAGTTGAAGGTGCTGAATCTCCTTACGTCAATATCATTACAGTAAGAAATGGCGATGAAAAACGTGAGGATATTAAAGCTTTACTTGAAGTACTTCGTTCAAAAGAAATCCAAGACTTTATCTTAAAAGAATACAAAGGTGCAGTAGTACCGGTAAGTGAATAA
- a CDS encoding DUF418 domain-containing protein — MIKPSIAKERIDAIDIVRGFALFGIFLVNMPAFFLPFLYIDQQKAAETFWDKAVVIFIDIVAQANFYTLFSFLFGFGTIFFYERLKEKELRPLPFLLRRFTFLLVLGLIHAILIWHGDILITYAITAIILILFLSARGKSLLIHSIAMIAIPYLAIGLLLLMSGTGSLTEKPTSANDIENVYQSGSYVEITMQRISDYLYVHGGFGMVFVVISLLPMFLLGAYFAKEKLFHQASEHKEKLKKIAIITLAIGIPLKVLPYFTDNLIASMYQDGVGGPLMAIGYATSIVLLVEAKIGLKVLAPLRYIGRLSLSNYILQSVICTLLFYSYGFGLYGSVTNKVGLLLTVVIFIMQIFISKWWLARYQYGPLEWLWRTVTYKNVLAIKKKVGLQNKIEA, encoded by the coding sequence TTGATAAAGCCAAGCATAGCAAAAGAGCGAATCGATGCGATAGATATCGTCAGGGGGTTTGCGTTATTCGGCATTTTTTTAGTGAATATGCCAGCTTTCTTTTTACCATTTTTATATATTGACCAACAAAAAGCAGCAGAAACATTCTGGGATAAGGCAGTCGTTATTTTTATCGACATTGTTGCTCAGGCAAATTTTTACACGCTTTTTTCCTTTTTATTCGGGTTCGGGACTATTTTCTTTTATGAAAGATTAAAAGAAAAAGAGCTTCGTCCATTACCGTTTTTGTTGAGAAGGTTTACTTTTTTACTAGTACTTGGACTAATTCATGCAATCTTAATTTGGCATGGAGATATTTTAATTACATACGCTATTACGGCAATTATTTTAATTTTATTTTTAAGTGCTAGAGGGAAGTCACTGTTAATTCATTCCATTGCTATGATTGCTATTCCATACTTGGCGATTGGCTTGTTATTACTTATGTCTGGAACAGGTTCTCTTACTGAAAAACCGACATCAGCAAATGATATTGAAAATGTGTATCAAAGTGGTTCTTATGTTGAAATTACAATGCAAAGAATTTCAGATTATCTTTATGTACACGGCGGTTTTGGTATGGTTTTCGTTGTCATATCATTGCTACCAATGTTTTTATTAGGCGCTTATTTTGCAAAGGAAAAGCTCTTTCATCAAGCAAGCGAGCATAAGGAGAAATTAAAAAAGATTGCTATTATTACATTAGCGATCGGGATACCACTTAAAGTGCTGCCATATTTTACAGACAATCTTATCGCTTCCATGTACCAAGACGGTGTTGGCGGACCACTTATGGCGATTGGTTATGCAACGTCAATTGTCTTACTCGTTGAAGCAAAAATAGGACTTAAGGTATTAGCGCCATTACGATACATTGGACGGTTATCATTAAGTAATTATATTCTTCAGTCTGTTATTTGCACATTATTGTTTTACAGCTATGGCTTCGGATTGTATGGTTCTGTCACGAATAAAGTTGGCTTGTTGTTAACGGTAGTTATATTTATCATGCAAATTTTCATTAGTAAATGGTGGTTAGCACGTTATCAATATGGACCGTTAGAATGGCTTTGGCGGACAGTGACGTATAAAAATGTGTTAGCGATAAAAAAGAAAGTAGGATTGCAAAATAAGATAGAAGCTTAG
- the guaA gene encoding glutamine-hydrolyzing GMP synthase — protein sequence MTVMTDEMILVLDFGSQYNQLITRRIREFGVYSELHPHTISADEVKELNPKGIILSGGPNSVYSDDAFSCDEEIFELGIPILGICYGMQLMTKHFGGIVKRADHREYGKATISVEHQSPLYTRLPEEQVVWMSHGDKVVGLPEGFTIDATSKSCPIAAMSNVEKNFYGVQFHPEVRHSVHGNDLLKNFVFVVAGCKEAWSMENFIEMEIEKIREQVGDKKVLCALSGGVDSSVVAVLIHKAIGDQLTCIFVDNGLLRKGEAEGVMKTFSEGFNMNVIKVDAKERFLSKLAGVSDPEKKRKIIGNEFIYVFDDEASKLEGIDFLAQGTLYTDIIESGTATAQTIKSHHNVGGLPEDMAFTLIEPLNTLFKDEVRALGTELGMPDAVVWRQPFPGPGLGIRVLGEITEEKLEIVRASDAILREEIKNAGLNRDIWQYFTVLPDIRSVGVMGDARTYDYTIGIRAVTSIDGMTSDWARIPWDVLETISTRIVNEVAHINRVVYDITSKPPATIEWE from the coding sequence ATGACAGTAATGACAGATGAAATGATTTTAGTTTTAGATTTTGGTAGTCAATACAATCAATTAATTACGAGGCGTATTCGCGAGTTTGGTGTATATAGTGAACTTCATCCACATACAATTTCTGCCGATGAAGTTAAGGAACTGAATCCAAAGGGGATTATTCTTTCAGGTGGACCAAATAGCGTTTATAGTGATGATGCTTTTTCTTGTGATGAAGAAATTTTTGAGTTAGGCATTCCTATTTTAGGGATTTGTTATGGAATGCAGCTGATGACAAAACATTTCGGTGGGATTGTCAAAAGAGCAGATCATCGTGAATACGGGAAAGCGACAATTTCAGTTGAACATCAGTCTCCTTTATATACTAGGCTTCCTGAAGAACAAGTCGTATGGATGAGCCATGGTGATAAAGTCGTTGGTTTGCCGGAAGGTTTTACGATAGATGCGACGAGTAAGTCTTGTCCAATCGCGGCAATGAGCAATGTTGAAAAGAACTTTTATGGCGTGCAGTTTCACCCAGAAGTTCGTCATTCTGTACATGGCAATGACTTGTTAAAAAACTTTGTGTTTGTAGTGGCTGGCTGCAAGGAAGCTTGGTCAATGGAAAACTTTATTGAAATGGAAATTGAAAAAATTAGAGAGCAAGTTGGCGATAAGAAAGTGTTGTGTGCTTTAAGTGGTGGTGTCGACTCTTCTGTAGTAGCTGTTTTAATACATAAAGCAATTGGCGATCAGCTTACATGTATTTTTGTCGATAATGGCTTACTTCGCAAAGGAGAAGCTGAAGGTGTCATGAAAACATTCTCCGAAGGATTCAATATGAATGTTATTAAAGTTGATGCAAAAGAGCGTTTCTTGAGCAAGCTTGCAGGCGTTAGTGATCCAGAGAAAAAGCGAAAAATTATCGGGAATGAATTCATTTATGTATTCGATGATGAAGCAAGTAAACTGGAAGGTATTGACTTTTTAGCGCAAGGGACGCTTTACACAGATATCATCGAAAGCGGAACGGCAACTGCGCAAACAATTAAGTCTCACCATAATGTTGGTGGATTACCAGAAGATATGGCGTTTACGTTAATTGAACCATTAAATACACTTTTCAAAGATGAAGTTAGAGCATTAGGAACGGAGCTAGGCATGCCAGATGCAGTAGTTTGGCGTCAACCGTTTCCTGGTCCTGGACTTGGTATTCGCGTGTTAGGGGAAATAACGGAAGAAAAGCTAGAAATAGTTCGCGCATCAGATGCGATTTTAAGAGAAGAAATTAAGAATGCAGGTTTAAATCGTGACATTTGGCAATATTTCACCGTCCTTCCTGATATTCGAAGTGTAGGTGTGATGGGTGACGCGCGGACTTATGATTATACGATTGGCATTCGCGCAGTAACGTCCATTGATGGAATGACATCCGATTGGGCGCGCATCCCGTGGGATGTACTAGAGACAATTTCCACAAGAATTGTAAATGAAGTAGCTCATATAAACCGAGTTGTTTATGACATTACGAGCAAGCCGCCAGCAACGATCGAGTGGGAGTAA
- a CDS encoding methionine ABC transporter permease, translated as MISNIIPHVKWEKVIDATIETLYMTAVSVLATFIFGVILGLLLFLTSKGNLLENASIHRIIASFVNIFRSIPFIILIILLIPLTKILVGTMLGANAALPALIIGAAPFYARMVELALREIDKGVIEASLAMGASFKDIIFKVLLPEAMPALVSGITVTAIALVGYTAMAGVVGAGGLGNLAYLEGFQRSHNDVTIVATILILFIVFIIQFIGDKVTLKIDKR; from the coding sequence ATGATTAGCAACATCATTCCACATGTAAAGTGGGAAAAAGTAATTGATGCAACCATTGAAACACTTTACATGACAGCAGTTTCTGTTCTTGCAACATTTATCTTCGGCGTCATATTAGGGTTATTGCTCTTCTTAACATCGAAGGGAAATTTATTGGAGAATGCTTCGATTCACCGAATCATTGCTTCATTCGTTAATATTTTTCGATCAATACCATTTATCATTTTAATTATATTGCTAATTCCACTCACAAAGATTTTAGTAGGAACAATGCTGGGGGCAAATGCTGCATTACCTGCTTTAATTATCGGAGCCGCACCATTTTACGCTCGCATGGTCGAACTTGCTCTACGTGAAATTGACAAAGGAGTAATTGAAGCTTCACTAGCAATGGGAGCATCATTTAAGGATATTATTTTTAAAGTTTTACTTCCCGAAGCAATGCCCGCTTTAGTATCCGGTATTACAGTTACAGCAATTGCACTAGTAGGTTATACCGCAATGGCCGGAGTTGTCGGTGCTGGAGGACTTGGTAACTTAGCATATTTAGAAGGCTTTCAACGAAGTCATAATGACGTAACGATCGTCGCAACTATATTAATATTATTCATCGTTTTCATCATTCAGTTTATCGGTGACAAAGTCACTTTAAAAATAGATAAAAGATAA
- a CDS encoding glycosyltransferase family 2 protein — protein sequence MVKVSVVLPLCNEQENIRAIVTEIKKLQPYEIIAVVNGSTDNTKRIVEDMHCKIYEYKEPLGHNVGRAIGARHATGDILLFLDGDIVIKASTLKIFIEAIEQGNDIALNQLSYFWDKVKPPHHISIAKRALNILSNYGELSINSFVAIPHAMSRNALNKIKWWNLAFPPKAQVIAMEQKLSITCPILVDVVSKNKIRKDQHQTIAKGTPYDISSSRIIGDHLQALAYLTRKKEGEGIGSPIYNNATLLPQQKNVTSGKCSVIISFQTGEMKAQLLENIMLAKINDIVVVISDSDNHEALLDKYNVKIVPVSDLLPSHLKFFIGAAFAQGEKLLFLQGTERLSISDIKKYYNALDNGVDAVLTNTDNELMKEKVSDQCALLSFLNVIGKQPDLLCSTIFTTPYAMTRKTVIELGESGYVNPFYTQLLITSNNKKIEKVSIESDIERKNEELINAGVLEAINRYLQQTDNRGGYLIGNRKMKEIEKLKSAKKLSVIIPLMNEEGTIKHVIEEVQKLNPYEIIAVVNGSTDGTASIVNDLNCKVISFEQPLGYDCGRAIGAYHAKGDVLLFVDGDITIASNELQSFVASIKNGADFAINDLRWTIERKIRPHPSAIAKKAINDLCSRDDLSVNSMVAIPHAMSKNALEKIGWWNLADPPVAFVKAIKEELLITAPESVNVINSNKFRPIHSTKDHFSPFPFPTASIIGVHLKAIKEELVHSGDRGNYIDKRNRNLVAKYTPFLWKRKVKRSAIICAETKVAYINHHIKVLKDIVDEIIVVTNGESKQINKLAEQKLCRNIVVKQPLGPFTQRSIGANYARGKVLLFIDCKTKHSKSNLLQYIQEVERSNGIALNNIEYIIDKVQPIDTFNTLQMFLNIALHQPDLVNASMYTYPLVIHKDALDIIGREPLMVPALAQVIAVLNGIPIATSCSTPLEKDVLTELKRNTHYNYRSELKKIILGDFLEGFSYLFRERGTLAQFNDGNKNRKLLEEYKKRER from the coding sequence ATGGTTAAAGTTTCGGTCGTCTTGCCATTATGTAATGAGCAGGAAAACATTAGAGCAATCGTTACAGAAATAAAAAAATTACAACCATATGAAATAATTGCAGTCGTCAACGGTTCAACAGACAATACGAAGAGAATTGTTGAAGATATGCATTGTAAGATTTATGAATATAAAGAACCTCTAGGACATAACGTCGGCAGGGCTATCGGTGCACGTCATGCCACAGGTGATATTTTACTATTTTTAGATGGTGATATTGTTATTAAGGCATCTACTTTAAAAATTTTTATTGAAGCTATAGAACAAGGAAATGATATTGCCTTAAATCAATTAAGTTACTTCTGGGATAAAGTTAAGCCCCCACACCATATTTCCATTGCTAAAAGAGCGTTAAATATTTTGAGTAACTACGGTGAACTATCGATTAATTCATTTGTAGCTATTCCTCATGCAATGAGTAGAAATGCTTTAAATAAGATTAAGTGGTGGAATTTAGCTTTTCCACCAAAAGCACAAGTAATTGCGATGGAACAAAAACTGTCAATTACCTGCCCAATTCTAGTTGATGTAGTTTCTAAAAATAAAATTCGAAAGGACCAACATCAAACGATAGCTAAAGGCACTCCATATGATATCAGTTCAAGCCGGATTATCGGTGATCATTTACAAGCTTTAGCTTATCTTACTAGGAAGAAGGAAGGTGAGGGGATAGGTTCGCCTATATATAATAATGCAACCCTTCTTCCTCAACAGAAGAACGTAACAAGTGGAAAATGTAGTGTAATAATTTCGTTTCAGACAGGCGAAATGAAAGCTCAATTGCTAGAAAATATAATGCTAGCAAAAATAAACGATATTGTTGTTGTTATTAGCGATAGTGATAATCATGAAGCTTTACTTGATAAATATAATGTGAAAATTGTGCCAGTATCTGATTTACTCCCTAGTCATCTAAAATTCTTTATCGGTGCTGCATTTGCACAAGGAGAAAAACTTCTTTTTTTACAAGGTACTGAACGGTTATCTATTTCAGATATAAAAAAGTATTACAATGCTTTAGACAATGGGGTAGATGCTGTTTTAACAAATACCGATAATGAGTTAATGAAAGAGAAAGTAAGTGACCAATGTGCTTTACTTTCTTTTTTAAACGTGATTGGTAAGCAACCTGATTTATTATGCAGCACCATCTTCACAACCCCATATGCAATGACACGAAAAACGGTAATTGAACTCGGAGAAAGTGGTTATGTTAATCCATTTTATACGCAATTACTCATTACTTCTAACAATAAAAAGATTGAAAAAGTCTCGATTGAAAGTGATATCGAGAGAAAAAATGAAGAGTTGATTAATGCAGGTGTATTGGAGGCGATAAATCGATACTTACAACAAACGGATAATAGAGGAGGGTATCTTATAGGAAATCGAAAAATGAAAGAAATTGAGAAATTAAAGAGTGCAAAAAAGCTCTCCGTCATCATACCTCTAATGAATGAAGAAGGCACAATAAAACATGTCATAGAAGAAGTTCAGAAATTAAATCCTTATGAGATAATTGCTGTTGTCAATGGTTCAACGGACGGCACGGCTTCAATTGTAAATGACTTAAATTGTAAAGTAATATCTTTTGAACAGCCTCTTGGTTACGATTGTGGGCGGGCGATTGGTGCTTATCATGCAAAAGGGGATGTTTTGTTATTTGTTGATGGAGACATCACAATAGCTAGTAATGAACTTCAGTCTTTTGTAGCTTCGATAAAAAATGGTGCCGATTTCGCTATAAATGATTTAAGGTGGACAATTGAACGAAAAATTAGGCCGCACCCTTCAGCTATTGCAAAGAAAGCAATTAATGACCTTTGTAGTCGAGATGATTTATCAGTAAATTCAATGGTTGCAATCCCTCATGCAATGAGTAAAAATGCATTAGAAAAAATTGGATGGTGGAACTTGGCTGACCCACCGGTAGCTTTTGTAAAGGCAATAAAAGAAGAATTGTTAATTACAGCACCAGAAAGTGTCAATGTAATTAATAGTAATAAATTTCGCCCTATCCATTCCACGAAAGATCATTTTTCCCCATTCCCTTTTCCTACAGCATCTATTATTGGCGTTCATTTAAAAGCAATAAAAGAGGAGTTAGTTCATAGTGGTGATCGTGGCAATTATATAGATAAACGTAACCGTAATTTAGTCGCGAAATACACGCCTTTCTTATGGAAAAGAAAAGTGAAACGCAGCGCAATTATTTGTGCAGAAACGAAAGTAGCTTACATTAATCATCACATAAAAGTCCTGAAAGACATTGTCGATGAAATCATTGTCGTTACAAATGGAGAAAGTAAACAAATTAATAAGTTGGCTGAACAAAAATTATGTAGAAACATAGTAGTAAAACAGCCATTAGGTCCTTTTACACAACGATCTATAGGAGCTAATTATGCAAGGGGCAAGGTTCTGCTTTTTATAGATTGTAAGACAAAGCATTCAAAAAGTAATTTATTACAATATATTCAAGAAGTAGAACGTTCTAATGGTATTGCCTTAAATAATATTGAATATATCATCGATAAAGTGCAACCGATTGATACTTTCAATACCTTGCAAATGTTTTTAAATATCGCTCTCCACCAACCAGATTTAGTCAATGCCTCAATGTATACGTATCCCCTAGTTATTCATAAAGATGCCCTAGATATTATTGGAAGAGAGCCATTAATGGTTCCTGCGCTAGCTCAAGTAATAGCAGTACTAAATGGAATTCCTATAGCTACTTCTTGTTCCACGCCTTTAGAAAAAGATGTTTTGACTGAACTTAAAAGGAATACACATTATAACTACCGAAGTGAATTAAAGAAAATTATTTTAGGAGATTTCTTAGAAGGTTTCTCATATTTGTTTCGTGAAAGAGGAACTCTAGCACAGTTTAATGATGGCAACAAAAACAGAAAACTACTAGAGGAATATAAAAAGAGGGAGCGCTAA
- a CDS encoding phospholipase: MFRFCIFPGYKWCGPGCSGPGAPINRVDAACKMHDECYQYYGDKCYCDQVFIQQLRPLVNPYTVEGRHADLIYGYMKLHTFFTCRF, from the coding sequence ATGTTTAGATTCTGCATTTTCCCAGGCTATAAATGGTGTGGTCCTGGCTGTAGTGGACCTGGCGCTCCCATTAATCGTGTTGATGCAGCTTGCAAAATGCATGATGAATGTTATCAATATTACGGAGATAAATGCTATTGTGACCAGGTTTTCATACAACAATTACGACCTCTAGTTAATCCTTATACAGTTGAAGGACGTCATGCAGATCTTATTTACGGATATATGAAACTACACACATTCTTTACTTGTCGTTTCTAA